From one Ictalurus punctatus breed USDA103 chromosome 20, Coco_2.0, whole genome shotgun sequence genomic stretch:
- the map2k2b gene encoding dual specificity mitogen-activated protein kinase kinase 2b (The RefSeq protein has 1 substitution compared to this genomic sequence) — translation MAPKKRPVPLIIGGSGEAQSTASNLGAASEAYLETLQKKLGELDLDEQQKKRLEAFLTQKAKVGELKDDDFQRICELGAGNGGVVNKVCHKPSRLIMARKLIHLEIKPAIRNQIIRELQVLHECNSPYIVGFYGAFYSDGEISICMEHMDGGSLDQVLKEARRIPEEILGKVSIAVLRGLAYLREKHQIMHRDVKPSDILVNSRGEIKLCDFGVSGQLIDSMANSFVGTRSYMSPERLQGTHYSVQSDVWSMGLSLVELSIGRYPIPPPDAKELEAIFGRPVAEGETQTTSPRPRPPGRPVSGHGPVMAIFELLDYIVNEPPPKLPHGVFTADFQDFVTKCLIKNPADRADLKMLMSHTFIKRSEVEEIDFAGWLCKTMGLNQPSTPTRTTE, via the exons ATGGCTCCCAAAAAAAGACCAGTCCCTTTAATCATAGGAGGCAGCGGAGAAGCTCAGAGCACAGCTTCAAATCTAGGGGCTGCTTCAGA agcCTATCTTGAGACCCTGCAGAAGAAACTAGGGGAGCTGGACTTGGACGAGCAGCAGAAGAAACGCTTGGAGGCTTTCCTCACGCAGAAAGCTAAAGTAGGAGAGCTGAAGGACGATGACTTTCAGCGTATCTGTGAGCTGGGAGCAGGAAACGGTGGCGTGGTTAATAAAGTCTGCCATAAGCCATCACGATTGATCATGGCCAGAAAG CTCATTCATCTTGAGATCAAACCAGCAATCAGGAACCAGATCATTAGAGAATTGCAAGTCCTGCATGAATGCAACTCTCCCTACATAGTGGGCTTTTACGGTGCTTTCTACAGCGATGGAGAGATCAGTATCTGCATGGAGCACATG GATGGAGGTTCTCTGGATCAAGTACTAAAAGAGGCTCGgagaattccagaagaaatccTGGGGAAAGTCAGCATAGCT gTGTTAAGAGGTCTTGCCTACCTTCGAGAAAAACATCAGATCATGCACCGAG ATGTCAAGCCATCAAACATACTGGTGAACTCAAGAGGGGAGATCAAGTTGTGTGATTTTGGAGTGAGCGGTCAGCTCATCGACTCCATGGCCAATTCTTTCGTAGGCACAAGGTCATATATGTCT CCCGAGAGACTGCAGGGGACTCATTACTCGGTGCAGTCAGATGTGTGGAGCATGGGACTGTCTCTGGTGGAGCTCTCCATCGGGCGCTACCCCATCCCTCCGCCTGATGCCAAGGAACTTGAGGCCATTTTTGGCCGACCTGTAGCGGAGGGAGAAACACAGACCACCTCCCCACGTCCCAGACCTCCAGGAAGGCCAGTCAGtg GACATGGCCCTGTCATGGCTATATTTGAGCTGCTGGACTACATAGTCAATGAG CCTCCACCTAAACTGCCTCatggagttttcactgcagattTCCAGGACTTTGTGACCAAATG TCTAATCAAAAATCCTGCAGACCGGGCAGACCTGAAGATGCTGATG AGCCACACGTTTATTAAACGCTCGGAAGTGGAAGAAATCGACTTTGCAGGCTGGTTGTGTAAAACCATGGGGCTCAACCAACCCAGCACACCCACCCGGACGACTGAataa